GCTGGGCGCATTGGGGACTGGTCATCAGTTCAGTCTACCTGCTGGGCGCGGGTGTGGTGCAGCAGATCGTGCCGGAGCGGCGAGGCTGACACCACGGCAACAGCGCCTCCCGAATTCTGTCAAACTACTGCCCCATTGACACGCTAGTCGGTGAAACGACAATGATTTGCAGAGGGCGTTGTTATGGGGACGCAGCGGATCGCCGTTCTGGTCGATGGCGACAACATCAACGCAGCGCATGCGAATGAAATACTGTCCCGAGCAGGCAAGCTGGGCCGCGTTGACGTAGCCCGTGTCTATGCCGGGCTGAATCCGTCCTGCGAATGGCTCAAAACGCCGGGCTACCGGCTGTTCCATGCCGGAGCAGGCAAGAACGCCGCAGATATCCTTCTTTGCATCGATGCGATGGAATTGGCCATGACGGGCGATCTGAGCACCTTCGTGATCGCCACATCGGACGGCGATTTCTCGCATCTCGTGCTTCGTCAGCGAGAGCGCGGTCTGCATGTTCTCGGCCTTGGAGAGGCAAAAGCACCTGAGTGCTTCCGCCTCGCCTGCTCCGAGTTCGCGACCCTCGAAGGTGGGAAGCTCGCTGCGCAGCCACCTACCTCAAGACCCGCGGTGCGCAACTGCTCGGTTCTTGATTG
This portion of the Roseovarius nanhaiticus genome encodes:
- a CDS encoding NYN domain-containing protein, which gives rise to MGTQRIAVLVDGDNINAAHANEILSRAGKLGRVDVARVYAGLNPSCEWLKTPGYRLFHAGAGKNAADILLCIDAMELAMTGDLSTFVIATSDGDFSHLVLRQRERGLHVLGLGEAKAPECFRLACSEFATLEGGKLAAQPPTSRPAVRNCSVLDWNIRKMIASGSEAGQGIPIADLGRLMGQKHGTRIGDMPDKTWRAYLTSRAKLYDLDPRGPKAKVRFKPDGFAALPV